The Actinomyces lilanjuaniae genome segment CATGCCTGCATCCTCGCTCCCGCACCGTCCACCCCTGGGTCACCCCGAGGCTTCACCCCGTGCGGGACGCTCCCCTACCACCCGCCGCCCCTGACCACCCCGCCCACCAGGACAGGACAGTAGGGACCACGCGACGGGCCCGCGGCTTCGGCGGCGCGCTTGAGCCCCGCTACATTGTCGGCGCACGACCACTTGACCAGTGAGCTGTTACGCACTCCTTCGAGGATGGCTGCTTCTAAGCCAACCTCCTGGTTGTCTGCGCGGCCGCACATCCTTTCCCACTTAGCGCGCGCTTAGGGGCCTTAGCCGGCGGTCTGGGCTGTTTCCCTCTCGACCACGGAGCTTATCCCCGCGGTCTCACTGCCGCGCTCCACCCCGACGGCATTCGGAGTTTGGCTGACCTCAGTAACCCTGTGGGGCCCATCAGCCACCCAGTAGCTCTACCTCCGCCGGGAACCACGCGACGCTGCACCAAAATGCATTTCGGGGAGAACCAGCTATCACGGAGTCTGATTGGCCTTTCACCCCTACCCACAGCTCATCCCCCGGTTTTCAACCCAGGTGGGTGCGGTCCTCCACGCGCTCTTACACGCGCCTCAACCTGGCCATGGGTAGATCACCCCGCTTCGGGTCCACGACGCGCCACTCAACCGCCCCTGACAGGACTCGCTCTCGCTACGGCTGCCCCCACGGGTTAACCTCGCGACGCGCCACTGACTCGCAGGCTCATTCTTCAAAAGGCACGCCACCACCCCCCACCCCGCGGGCAGGAGGCTCTGACGGCTTGCAGGCGCCCGGTTTCAGGTACTGTTTCACTCCCCTCCCGGGTACTTTTCACCATTCCCTCACGGTACTGGTCCGCTATCGGTCACCAGGAGGTATTCAGGCAGCCAAGCGGTCTTGGCAGACTCGCACAGGACTCCACGGACCCCGTGCTACCACGGGAACCCGGCCCACGCGCGCCCGGCCGGCTTAGCCTACGGGGGTCTCACCCTCTACGCCTCCCCTTCCCAGAGGACTCGGCTACCAGCACGAGCACAACGCGGCCCTCCGGCAGAAGAGCCACGGCCAGGCCCCACAACCCCGCACGCGCAGCCCCTGCCGGGTCAACGCACGCGCACGGTTTGGCCCTCCTCCGCTTTCGCTCGCCACTACTCACGGAATATCCTCTCCTGCGGGTACTGAGATGTTTCACTTCCCCGCGTCACCCCCCACGCACAGGCACACGCCCACGCACGGGTGGCACGACACAGCTCGTGCCAGGTCACCCCATTCGGAGACCCCCGGATCACAGCCCGCCAGCCGGCTCCCCGAGGATTATCGCAGGCCACCACGTCCTTCATCGGCCCCTGGTGCCAAGGCATCCACCGAGCGCCCACACAAACAAGCACACACAACACACCACACAACACGCACGCCGCAGGCACACGCCCACGCGCGCGCCCACGACGGCTGCACCACGACAGGCCACCACACCCCCACCACCACCACGGCAGCAGGACGGCACGGCAGCCCGACGCTCGCGCCCGCTATACAGTTCACAACCACCCGCCCACGCCCCGGCCACCACGCGCACGCACGCGCACCAGCCAGGACCAGGCCACCAGGACGCACAGGCCCCAGAACCCGACAGCGTGCCCGCCACCGCCCCCCGGACCAGCCCCCCGACCACGAGGAGCCACCCAGGACACGACCCGGCGAACCAGCACCACCCACCACCCCCAGGCAGCAGGCACGGCACCAGCAGTCCCCCCACGCCCCACCACGACCAGGCACCCACCAGCCCCCGGGCCACCACGACCCAGGACCACGGGCACGACAGGCACCCCGCCACAGCAGTCTCCCTAGAAAGGAGGTGATCCAGCCGCACCTTCCGGTACGGCTACCTTGTTACGACTTCGTCCCAATCACCAGCCCCGCCTTCGACCGCTCCCCGTAGGGCCACGGGCTTCGGGCGTCACCGGCTTTCATGACGTGACGGGCGGTGTGTACAAGGCCCGAGAACGTATTCACCGCAGCAGTGCTGATCTGCGATTACTAGCGACTCCGGCTTCACGGTGTCGAGTTGCAGACACCGATCCGAACTGAGACCGGCTTTAAGGGATTCGCTCCGCCTCGCGGCACCGCAGCCCTCTGTACCGGCCATTGTAGCATGCGTGAAGCCCAGGACATAAGGGGCATGATGATTTGACGTCGTCCCCACCCTCCTCCGAGTTGACCCCGGCAGTCTCCCGAGAGTCCCCACCACCACGTGCTGGCAACACGGGACAGGGGTTGCGCTCGTTGCGGGACTTAACCCAACATCTCACGACACGAGCTGACGACAACCATGCACCACCTGTGAGGGCACCCCCACCCCCCCGCAAACACGAGAGGACAGGAGAAGACCACGTCTCCGCGGCCCGCGCCCACATGTCAAGCCCTGGTAAGGTTCTTCGCGTTGCATCGAATTAATCCGCATGCTCCGCCGCTTGTGCGGGCCCCCGTCAATTCCTTTGAGTTTTAGCCTTGCGGCCGTACTCCCCAGGCGGGGCACTTAATGCGTTAGCTGCGGCGCGGGAGCCCCGGAAAAGGCCCCCCACACCTAGTGCCCAACGTTTACGGCGCGGACTACCAGGGTATCTAATCCTGTTCGCTCCCCACGCTTTCGCTCCTCAGCGTCAGTAACGGCCCAGAGACCCGCCTTCGCCACCGGTGTTCCTCCTGATATCTGCGCATTCCACCGCTACACCAGGAGTTCCGGCCTCCCCTACCGCACTCAAGCCGGCCCGTACCCACCGCACTCCCCGGTTGAGCCGGGACATTTCACGGCAGGCGCGACCAGCCGCCTACAAGCCCTTTACGCCCAGTAACTCCGGACAACGCTAGCGCCCTACGTATTACCGCGGCTGCTGGCACGTAGTTAGCCGGCGCTTCTTACCCAGCTACCGTCAGCCCCGCCACCACGGGCAGGACCTTCTCCGCTGGCGAAAGAGGTTCACGACCCGAAGGCCTCCGTCCCTCACGCGGCGTCGCTGCATCAGGCTTCCGCCCATTGTGCAATATCCCCCACTGCTGCCTCCCGCAGGAGTCTGGGCCGTGTCTCAGTCCCAGTGTGGCCGCCCACCCTCTCAGGCCGGCTACCCGTCACCGCCTTGGTAGGCCATCACCCCACCAACAAGCTGATAGGCCGCGAGCCCATCCCCCACCAGACCCACCCAAGGCAGGCCCTATCCCGCACCAGCCATGCGACCAGCACGAGCACACCCCGTATTAGCCCCACTTTCATGAGGTTATCCAGGAGAGGAGGGCAGGTTGCTCACGTGTTACTCACCCGTTCGCCACTCATCCACCCAGCCCACCACAACAGCGGACCAGGCATCACCGTACGACTTGCATGTGTTAGGCACGCCGCCAGCGTTCGTCCTGAGCCAGGATCAAACTCTCCAAAAAAAACAAGAACCACACGACGACCGCCCACAAACCAGCAGGCAGCCCCCGCACAAAAAAACCAGACAGAACCACCCCACCACACGCACACCCGACCAGCCGCACGCACACACGCACGACCACAACCAGGCACACCCACAGCAGGACAGCCCCACCCAGACAGGCATAAAAGAACAAGACACACTATCGAGATCTCAAACCACACACCCACAACCAGCCACACCACCACAACAACAGCAGCAGCACAACCAGCAAGAGCAACCCGACATCTCCACCAGAACTACTACAAGCACTTCAGAAGGAAGCAGCCCGAGTAGTTAACCCGGCTTGTTATCGAGCTTGGTACGCCTCCGTTCCGGGTCTTGCCCTTTCCGGCGACGGACGAGTACTTAACCACCTTCAGAACTTCAGGTCAACTTCGTGACGAGTGACCCTCGACACTCGCTCGCGTGGGCACTGGGGCTACCGGGCTGGCGCCGTCCCAGCACCCACTTCCGGCTAGAGGCACCTGGACTGGTCCGCCCCTCGTCTCAGCCGCCCTCGCTCGCCCGTCTCAGCCAGCTCAGCCAGTCGTGTCCCCCGTCTGGGGCGTCTCCTCGGCACTCGCGCCCCTGGGTGGGAGGGAGAGGCGGGGTGGTGGAGCCGTATCAGCATCGGCTGGTGGCGTGTTCCTTCTCTCCTCCCCAGTCGGCCCGGGATCAGCAGCCCCCGTCGCGGAACCGGGACTAGTACGCTCCACCTCCAGAGTCACCCTGGTGACCATGGCGGCAACGACGCCGACAGCGGCGAGCACCGGCGCGGCCACAACCGTGACGCCTCCGGCTATCACGCCTGCCGTCATCGGGATGCTGAACAGCTCACGCCCCGATGAGTCCCGCAGGACCACGCGGCGGACGCTCCCGTCGGCCATAAGCCGCCTGACGGTGGAGACAAGCTGGTCCCCAGCCACGTCGATCCACTCCAGGACCGTGTGGGAACCACTCGGCTGGCTAGTGGTACCAGACTGCTGGCCGGGCTCACCTGCCCCGGGCTTAGGTGTCTTCTGTGTCGTCATGCGACCCAGTCTGCTGGCTAACCCCCGTCCCCGACTACCGGGGACCACCCTGACTCGTCCCTAGTTGTGGCGCTACCCACCCCGACACACGCGAGGGAACAGGCCAGGCACCAGGTACCGAGATCAACACAGGCCGCACCGCTGCACCCGCCAGCCCCGGGTGCCAGGATATTCCCTGTCACCTTCCAACGCCCCAGCCCCGACACTGCCAGGCTCAGACCGCTTCATGCTCTGGGGACCAGGGCCGTGACACCAGGACCAAGTGGTGCCAGCATAGTGGTGGCGCCCAGGGCACGCCGACAATCGTACAGACCCGGTGGGGCCTAGGGCACCTACCCATCACAGCGACGTGACATCTGGAGGACCACACCATGCACGACTTCGGCGGACGAACAGTTCTGATCACCGGCGCAAGCGGAGGCATCGGGGGCGCAACCGCACGCATGCTGGCGGCCCAGGGCGCTCAGGTGCTGGCCTGTGGACGCGACGAGAACGCCCTGGCTGCTCTCGCCGCCCAGACCGGCGCCACCACCTTACGCTTCGACGTCACCAAGGAGGACGAGGTCCGTGACGCCATTGAGGGACGGGACCTTGACGGCGTAGTCAACTGCGCCGGCTGGGGAGGCGCCATCGAGACGCCCCAGGAGGCTGACGTCGAGGTCTTCGACAAGGTCATGGCGATCAACGCCCGCAGCACGCTGCTGGTTACCAAGCACGCCTCGCGGCAGATGATCCGTCACGGCCGGGGCGGCTCCATCGTTAACGTATCCAGCCAGGCCAGCCTCGTGGGACTCACGGGACACATCGCCTACGGGTCCTCCAAGGCGGCGATGGACAACATGACCCGGGTCAGCGCGCTGGAGCTGGGCCGCTACAACATCCGTGTCAACAGCGTCAACCCTACCGTCGTGATGACCCCTATGTCCGCCTGGTACTGGGGGCGGCCCGAGATCGAGGGCCCTTTCCTCGAGCAGATGCCGCTAGGACGATGGGCCACCGAGGACGACGTCGCCGGCCCCGTCGTCTTCCTCCTCAGCGACCAGGCGGCCATGATCACCGGGGTCTGCCTGCCCGTCGACGGAGGCTACACCAACAGGTGAGCACTCTGCCCTGATGCGGTGGTGTCGACCGACAGACGTCGGCCGGCACCACCCGTCACGCCAACAGCCAGCCGAGGTCAGCAAAGTACCAGCCTGTGCCATGCAGGGCTCTAGGACGTCACCCAGGCCGTGGACATACTCATGCCACCGACGGAGCGGCCGTCGACGACACAACGAGGTGACCCATGGATATCGGAATGCCCCGCAAGCTGGCCTTCGGCTTCCTCGCCATAGCCGTCTTCATGACAGGGGACGGATTTGAGCTGACCTTCCTGTCCCCCTACCTGGTTGACCAGGGGTTCACGTCGCCCCAGGCAAGCCTGGTCTTTACCTGCTACGGCTTCATGGCGGCGCTGGCCGGCTGGTCCTCAGGGGTCCTGGCCGAGATGTTCGGCGCCAAGCGCGTCATGATGATCGGCGGCACGTCGTGGCTGGCGCTGCACCTGGTGTTCGTGGGCATAGCCCTGCCACTGGGGTCCTACCCCCTGATCCTGTCGGTCTACGCGATCCGAGGCCTGTCCTACCCGCTGTTCATCTACTCCTTCGTGGTGCTTATCGCCCAGACCGTGGACACATCCAGACTCGCCTCAGCCATGGGGTGGTTCTGGACCTCTTACTCCATCGGTATCGGCGTGCTCGGGGCCTACCTGCCCAGCTGGATCGTGCCCGTCGTCGGGGAGTACCGCACCCTGTGGATCTCACTGGCCTGGGCGAGCGTAGGCACCGTCATCTGCCTCGCGCTGGTACCCACCTCCCCGCGGAACGCGAGCGCAGACCTGGACCGGGGCGCCAAGATACGCGAACTGGCACGCGGCGCCACGATCCTGGCCGAGAACCGGGAGATTGCCCTGGCGGCAGTGGTAAGGATCATCTGCAACCTCACGCTCTACGGGTTTCCCGTCATCATGCCGCTCTACCTGGCCACCGACGAGGACGGCGGAGGCGAGTGGATCACACAGCAGCAGTGGATGCGTGTCTGGGCGCTGATGTTCCTGGTGACCGTCTTTGGGAACGTGTTCTGGGGGATTATCGGCGACCGCTTTGGGTGGATGAGACAGATGCGCTGGTACGGATGCTGGTTCTGCGCCGCAGGTACCCTGGCCTTCTACTACATCCCCAGCTCTTTGGTGGCAACCTCTGGCTCCTGTACGCCGCCGCCACGCTGTTGGGAATGGGCTTTACCGCTTTCGTTCCCATGGGCGCGATCTTCCCCGCTATCGCCCCGGAGCACCGTGGCGCGGCGATATCGGCACACAATCTGGCCTCAGGCCTGACCACCTTCTTCGGTCCTGCCATCGCCACTGCGCTGCTGCCCTTCGTCGGCTTCGGCGGAGTGTGCTGGGCCTACGCTCTGCTCT includes the following:
- a CDS encoding DUF4342 domain-containing protein — encoded protein: MTTQKTPKPGAGEPGQQSGTTSQPSGSHTVLEWIDVAGDQLVSTVRRLMADGSVRRVVLRDSSGRELFSIPMTAGVIAGGVTVVAAPVLAAVGVVAAMVTRVTLEVERTSPGSATGAADPGPTGEERRNTPPADADTAPPPRLSLPPRGASAEETPQTGDTTG
- a CDS encoding SDR family oxidoreductase, which gives rise to MHDFGGRTVLITGASGGIGGATARMLAAQGAQVLACGRDENALAALAAQTGATTLRFDVTKEDEVRDAIEGRDLDGVVNCAGWGGAIETPQEADVEVFDKVMAINARSTLLVTKHASRQMIRHGRGGSIVNVSSQASLVGLTGHIAYGSSKAAMDNMTRVSALELGRYNIRVNSVNPTVVMTPMSAWYWGRPEIEGPFLEQMPLGRWATEDDVAGPVVFLLSDQAAMITGVCLPVDGGYTNR
- a CDS encoding RbtT/DalT/CsbX family MFS transporter — its product is MDIGMPRKLAFGFLAIAVFMTGDGFELTFLSPYLVDQGFTSPQASLVFTCYGFMAALAGWSSGVLAEMFGAKRVMMIGGTSWLALHLVFVGIALPLGSYPLILSVYAIRGLSYPLFIYSFVVLIAQTVDTSRLASAMGWFWTSYSIGIGVLGAYLPSWIVPVVGEYRTLWISLAWASVGTVICLALVPTSPRNASADLDRGAKIRELARGATILAENREIALAAVVRIICNLTLYGFPVIMPLYLATDEDGGGEWITQQQWMRVWALMFLVTVFGNVFWGIIGDRFGWMRQMRWYGCWFCAAGTLAFYYIPSSLVATSGSCTPPPRCWEWALPLSFPWARSSPLSPRSTVARRYRHTIWPQA
- a CDS encoding MFS transporter, with amino-acid sequence MGFTAFVPMGAIFPAIAPEHRGAAISAHNLASGLTTFFGPAIATALLPFVGFGGVCWAYALLYLLGSLITVFIRPPQPGFTPEGRRLPVSREAASAPTAA